A DNA window from Caulobacter mirabilis contains the following coding sequences:
- a CDS encoding ABC transporter ATP-binding protein, whose product MSYALEAATVSKAFGTVKALDGLSLKAPRGGIYGVLGPNGAGKSTLFRIVLGLVRPTSGETRLLGAPAGDIGALRRIGAVIETPRFLPWLTARDTLRMLARASGQEAPEIDRWLARVGLTEAADRKVHGFSVGMKQRLALAAALLTQPELLILDEPTSGMDPAGILEMRTLMRELADKDGVTIILASHQLDEVQRVCDRVAILDRGKLVGEGGVDQLTAVHERLRLTAAPIAKVLETLGERGAPDGDGAVLATVTRAEAPGLIRALATSGVDIVEARWIGGDLETVFLNLTGDAADAR is encoded by the coding sequence ATGAGTTACGCGCTCGAAGCCGCGACCGTGAGCAAGGCCTTCGGGACCGTCAAGGCGCTGGACGGCCTGTCGCTGAAAGCGCCGCGCGGCGGCATCTACGGCGTGCTGGGGCCGAACGGCGCCGGCAAGAGCACCCTGTTCCGCATCGTCCTGGGCCTGGTGCGACCGACCAGCGGCGAGACCCGTCTGCTCGGCGCGCCGGCCGGCGACATCGGGGCCCTGCGCAGGATCGGGGCGGTGATCGAGACGCCGCGGTTCCTGCCCTGGCTGACCGCGCGCGACACCCTGCGGATGCTGGCCCGCGCCTCCGGCCAGGAGGCGCCCGAGATCGACCGCTGGCTGGCCCGGGTGGGCCTGACCGAGGCCGCCGACCGCAAGGTCCACGGCTTCTCGGTCGGCATGAAGCAGCGCCTGGCCCTGGCCGCCGCCCTGCTGACCCAGCCCGAGCTGCTCATCCTCGACGAACCGACCAGCGGCATGGACCCGGCCGGGATCCTGGAGATGCGCACCCTGATGCGCGAGCTGGCCGACAAGGACGGGGTGACCATCATCCTGGCCAGCCACCAGCTCGACGAGGTGCAGCGGGTCTGCGACCGCGTCGCCATCCTCGACCGCGGCAAGCTGGTCGGCGAAGGCGGGGTGGACCAGCTGACCGCCGTCCACGAACGCCTGCGCCTGACCGCCGCGCCGATCGCCAAGGTGCTGGAAACGCTGGGCGAGCGCGGCGCGCCCGACGGCGACGGCGCCGTGCTGGCGACCGTGACCCGCGCCGAGGCGCCGGGCCTGATCCGCGCCCTGGCGACCAGCGGCGTCGACATCGTCGAGGCCCGCTGGATCGGCGGCGACCTGGAGACGGTGTTCCTCAACCTGACCGGAGACGCCGCCGATGCTCGCTGA
- a CDS encoding ectonucleotide pyrophosphatase/phosphodiesterase, translated as MPSMRGLLLGLFLVLAAPAAFAAERTPLILVSIDGFRAEYLQRGLTPALSALAAEGARAQAMRPSFPVNTFPNHYTLVTGLRPDHHGLTDNTMFDPARPGVKFHMGARDQVADRFWWDGGEPIWVGAERRGVKTATMFWPGSETDVRGVRPSIWRPYAKETPAFDRVDQLLGWLDLPAADRPVFMTLYFEAVDSQGHHGGPRSPELEQALRDVDAALARLVAGLKARALYDAVNVIVVSDHGMAETSPDRVVFLDDILPVDAFTPVTVGSMAGVIPASPEAERRLVGRHDHLECWRKAEMPPRLHYGTHVRIPPVMCLAAGGWIVTTRARWAQWTMKGPGGAHGFDPLATDMQAIFVARGPAIRPGVVLPAFDNVSVYPLLARLLDIPPASNDGRLEDVAAALR; from the coding sequence ATGCCGTCGATGCGGGGCCTGTTGCTGGGCCTGTTTCTCGTCCTGGCGGCGCCGGCCGCGTTCGCCGCGGAGCGGACGCCGCTGATCCTGGTCTCGATCGACGGCTTCCGCGCCGAGTACCTGCAGCGGGGCCTGACTCCGGCCCTGAGCGCGCTGGCGGCCGAGGGCGCGCGGGCCCAGGCGATGCGCCCGTCCTTTCCGGTGAACACCTTCCCCAACCACTACACCCTGGTCACCGGCCTGCGGCCCGACCATCACGGCCTGACCGACAACACCATGTTCGACCCGGCCCGCCCGGGCGTGAAGTTCCACATGGGCGCCCGCGACCAGGTCGCGGACCGCTTCTGGTGGGACGGCGGCGAGCCGATCTGGGTGGGGGCCGAGCGCCGCGGCGTGAAGACCGCCACGATGTTCTGGCCGGGCTCGGAGACGGACGTGCGCGGCGTCCGCCCCTCGATCTGGCGGCCCTACGCCAAGGAGACGCCGGCCTTCGACCGGGTCGACCAGCTGCTCGGCTGGCTGGACCTGCCGGCGGCGGACCGCCCGGTCTTCATGACCCTCTACTTCGAGGCCGTCGACAGCCAGGGTCACCACGGCGGCCCGCGCAGCCCGGAACTGGAGCAGGCCTTGCGCGACGTCGACGCGGCCCTGGCGAGGCTGGTCGCGGGGCTGAAGGCGAGGGCGCTCTACGACGCGGTCAACGTCATCGTGGTTTCGGATCACGGCATGGCCGAGACCTCACCCGACCGCGTGGTCTTCCTGGACGACATCCTTCCCGTCGACGCCTTCACGCCGGTGACCGTGGGCTCGATGGCGGGAGTGATCCCGGCCTCGCCGGAGGCGGAGCGCCGCCTGGTCGGCCGGCACGATCATCTGGAATGCTGGCGCAAGGCGGAGATGCCGCCGCGCCTGCACTACGGGACCCATGTCCGGATCCCGCCGGTGATGTGCCTGGCCGCCGGCGGCTGGATCGTCACCACCCGCGCCCGCTGGGCGCAGTGGACGATGAAGGGCCCCGGCGGGGCCCACGGCTTCGATCCACTGGCTACGGACATGCAGGCGATCTTCGTCGCCCGCGGTCCGGCGATCCGACCGGGCGTGGTGCTGCCGGCGTTCGACAACGTCTCTGTCTATCCGCTGCTGGCGCGCCTGCTGGACATCCCGCCGGCCTCCAACGACGGCCGGCTGGAGGACGTCGCCGCGGCGCTGCGGTGA
- a CDS encoding CopG family transcriptional regulator produces the protein MEDDSDIPGVEDQAVEFDLLDELDQEDERAIAEAEADIAAGRVISNEAVMRWVRSWGTENELPPPECGE, from the coding sequence ATGGAAGACGACAGCGACATCCCTGGCGTCGAGGATCAGGCCGTCGAGTTCGACCTGCTCGACGAGCTCGACCAGGAAGACGAACGAGCGATCGCGGAGGCTGAAGCCGATATCGCGGCAGGCCGCGTCATCAGCAACGAGGCCGTCATGCGCTGGGTGCGCTCGTGGGGGACGGAGAACGAACTCCCGCCTCCTGAATGTGGCGAGTAG
- a CDS encoding ABC transporter permease subunit — translation MLADAFAAERLRLSKARGTLFWSLLFVPIVVMLSAIGNAVFMAFVVGKSGHDPATVLGSAVDLSQQAMSALNISGFFLAQIFFMICASQVLAGDYRWETWRLLTPRNTRINLMLGKLLTFGVAAAAGLVALIIGRLLGGIIDALIVGSPIALSRNPGEAVSAFAGLFLICWLELMTLAAVAACVAVATRNGVAALLVPIGLWLVQGFVIAGAQKGFPTPHDPPLHWLAALPALSVNTVKSAIAMDTPAYAQPTSAPFALAFLLAWLVGLVALALFLFRRQDLTRE, via the coding sequence ATGCTCGCTGACGCCTTCGCCGCCGAACGGCTGCGCCTGTCCAAGGCCAGGGGCACGCTGTTCTGGAGCCTGCTCTTCGTGCCGATCGTGGTCATGCTGTCGGCGATCGGAAACGCCGTCTTCATGGCCTTCGTCGTCGGCAAGAGCGGTCACGACCCCGCGACGGTGCTGGGCAGCGCCGTCGACCTGAGCCAACAGGCGATGAGCGCCCTGAACATCTCCGGCTTCTTCCTGGCGCAGATATTCTTCATGATCTGCGCGTCGCAGGTGCTGGCCGGGGACTACCGGTGGGAGACCTGGCGACTGCTCACCCCGCGCAACACCCGCATCAACCTGATGCTCGGCAAGCTGCTGACCTTCGGGGTGGCCGCCGCCGCGGGTCTGGTCGCCCTGATCATCGGCCGGCTCCTCGGCGGGATCATCGACGCGCTGATCGTGGGCAGCCCGATAGCCCTCAGCCGCAACCCGGGCGAGGCCGTCAGCGCCTTCGCCGGCCTGTTCCTGATCTGCTGGCTCGAGCTCATGACGCTCGCCGCGGTGGCCGCCTGCGTCGCGGTGGCGACGCGCAACGGCGTCGCGGCCCTGCTGGTCCCGATCGGCCTTTGGCTGGTCCAGGGCTTCGTCATCGCCGGCGCGCAGAAGGGCTTCCCCACGCCGCATGATCCGCCCCTGCACTGGCTGGCCGCCCTGCCCGCGCTCAGCGTCAACACGGTGAAGAGCGCCATCGCGATGGATACCCCCGCCTACGCCCAACCGACCAGCGCACCCTTCGCCCTGGCCTTCCTGCTGGCCTGGCTGGTCGGCCTGGTCGCCCTGGCGCTGTTCCTCTTCCGCCGCCAGGATCTGACGCGGGAGTAG
- a CDS encoding metallophosphoesterase — MSQFLPPADRLTDRRRLLLGGLAATAAAPLLTAFAAAPVAGRILAMSDLHSAYERTGQLLAALEAEVAAHPRVPHVIAINGDTFEHGNVAATRSDGAVDWAFLAALPRIAPTVFNLGNHDNDITLDLAQVVARLQGQGITVVSTIVDTRTGKPYAPASADLPFGRRRLRVVGVATNSLNTYPKESRPALLIPVPGDWARASLAQALAGADLSMVMSHAGVAADREILPLLPEKTVMVGGHNHLLFQHRRGRSLYVHTGSWSNAYTAIDLRADGAAEAASIPVAADAAPSPRLAALIPATLAQTLTDQEKAILGVAPKVLTLGETGRAVAAAMARAAGADAGFIGHTTLGTGLPAGPVSRHAFDAVVRFEGKLMVAEIPRERLAAFLARANQDRPMPLAERNGDFLYGAEAKAPGETARIVTTDWNAMNQAEYFGASDLAFREVPDLRLKAVAAKALLG, encoded by the coding sequence GTGTCCCAGTTCCTGCCCCCCGCCGATCGTCTGACCGATCGCCGTCGTCTCCTTCTCGGCGGGCTGGCGGCGACCGCCGCCGCCCCGCTGCTGACCGCCTTCGCCGCCGCGCCTGTCGCGGGCCGCATCCTGGCGATGTCGGACCTGCATTCCGCCTACGAGCGGACCGGCCAGCTGCTCGCCGCCCTGGAGGCCGAGGTCGCCGCCCATCCGCGGGTCCCGCACGTCATAGCGATCAACGGCGACACCTTCGAGCACGGCAACGTCGCGGCGACGCGTTCGGATGGCGCCGTCGACTGGGCCTTCCTGGCCGCCCTGCCCAGGATCGCGCCGACGGTGTTCAACCTGGGCAACCACGACAACGACATCACCCTGGACCTGGCCCAGGTGGTCGCCCGCCTGCAAGGCCAGGGGATCACCGTGGTCAGCACCATCGTCGATACGCGCACGGGCAAACCCTACGCGCCCGCGAGCGCGGACCTGCCCTTCGGCCGCCGCAGGCTGCGCGTGGTCGGCGTCGCGACCAATTCCCTGAACACCTATCCGAAGGAAAGCCGGCCCGCGTTATTGATCCCCGTCCCCGGCGACTGGGCGCGGGCCAGCCTCGCCCAGGCCCTGGCCGGCGCCGATCTCTCCATGGTGATGAGCCACGCCGGCGTGGCTGCGGATCGCGAGATCCTGCCGCTGCTGCCCGAGAAGACGGTGATGGTCGGCGGCCACAACCACCTGCTGTTCCAGCACCGCCGCGGCCGCAGCCTCTATGTCCACACCGGATCCTGGAGCAACGCCTACACCGCCATCGACCTGCGGGCCGACGGCGCGGCCGAGGCGGCCTCGATCCCCGTCGCGGCCGACGCGGCCCCCTCGCCTCGCCTGGCGGCGCTGATCCCGGCGACCTTGGCCCAGACCCTGACCGACCAGGAGAAGGCGATCCTCGGCGTCGCGCCCAAGGTCCTGACGCTGGGCGAGACGGGCCGCGCCGTCGCCGCCGCCATGGCCCGCGCCGCCGGCGCCGACGCCGGCTTCATCGGCCACACGACCCTGGGAACAGGCCTGCCGGCCGGACCCGTGTCGCGCCATGCCTTCGACGCCGTGGTGCGGTTCGAAGGGAAGCTGATGGTCGCCGAGATTCCTCGTGAACGCTTGGCCGCCTTCCTGGCCCGCGCGAACCAGGATCGGCCGATGCCGCTGGCCGAGCGCAACGGCGACTTCCTCTACGGCGCCGAGGCGAAGGCGCCCGGCGAGACCGCGCGGATCGTCACCACCGATTGGAACGCCATGAACCAGGCGGAATACTTCGGCGCGTCGGACCTGGCCTTCCGCGAAGTCCCCGACCTGCGCCTCAAGGCCGTGGCCGCCAAGGCGCTGCTGGGCTAG
- a CDS encoding type II toxin-antitoxin system RelE/ParE family toxin, translating into MWRVVWARRARDDLKRIRAFIAKDNPLAADRLARLIQDATETLADHAERDAQARGSLRKLTTVRPYLIFYRVRETEVYIVHIRQAARRPRP; encoded by the coding sequence ATGTGGCGAGTAGTCTGGGCCCGGAGAGCCCGGGACGACCTGAAACGCATCAGGGCGTTCATCGCCAAAGACAATCCGCTCGCCGCCGATCGCCTGGCCCGGCTCATTCAGGACGCCACAGAAACCCTTGCAGATCATGCCGAGCGCGACGCGCAGGCGCGAGGGTCGCTTCGGAAACTGACCACGGTGCGCCCGTATCTGATCTTCTATCGAGTGCGCGAGACCGAGGTCTATATCGTGCACATTCGCCAAGCAGCGCGGCGGCCTAGGCCCTAA